A genomic region of Streptosporangium lutulentum contains the following coding sequences:
- a CDS encoding NADPH-dependent FMN reductase, translating into MKIIGIAGSLHPGAYVWRLLEAASWELPATADFEIWEGLDRIPPVVDGELPQPVDELYRMVSEANGMLITAPAHSTLPVQLSNALGWLSSPRAGAILLGKPVGVVTACLRPHEAMWTQTHLRRALGAAGAIVYGADLAVSSGRSRFDATGKLADKEFRGRFHKVLDELCSPSLAKART; encoded by the coding sequence ATGAAGATCATTGGGATTGCTGGCAGCCTGCACCCGGGGGCGTACGTCTGGAGGCTGCTGGAGGCCGCGTCGTGGGAGCTGCCGGCGACGGCGGACTTCGAGATCTGGGAGGGACTGGACCGGATACCGCCCGTCGTGGACGGCGAGCTCCCGCAGCCGGTGGACGAGCTGTACCGCATGGTGTCTGAGGCGAACGGCATGCTGATCACGGCTCCGGCCCACAGCACGCTGCCGGTCCAGCTGAGCAACGCGCTCGGCTGGCTGTCGTCTCCGCGTGCCGGCGCGATTCTGCTGGGAAAGCCCGTGGGGGTGGTGACCGCCTGCCTGCGTCCCCACGAGGCGATGTGGACGCAGACCCACCTGCGACGGGCACTCGGCGCCGCGGGCGCGATCGTGTACGGCGCGGATCTGGCGGTCTCCTCGGGCCGCAGCCGCTTCGACGCCACCGGCAAGCTCGCCGACAAGGAGTTCCGCGGCCGGTTCCACAAGGTGCTGGACGAGCTGTGCTCGCCGTCGCTCGCCAAGGCCCGGACGTGA
- a CDS encoding MarR family winged helix-turn-helix transcriptional regulator, giving the protein MVTAEGGGGEFEPLTKQDFEALARFRFGIRRYLRFSEETVRRDGLTPQQYQLLLSLKGFPGREWATVRELADRLQLRHHSVVELVDRAQGQGLVERGAHPSDGRAVRVSLTPEGEQVLVRLSALHRDELRRMDAALALPVWHSTQGEGSASAP; this is encoded by the coding sequence GTGGTGACGGCGGAAGGCGGGGGAGGGGAGTTCGAGCCCCTGACGAAACAGGATTTCGAGGCGTTGGCCCGGTTCCGCTTCGGGATCCGCCGTTACCTGCGCTTCAGTGAGGAGACGGTGCGCAGGGACGGTCTCACCCCCCAGCAGTACCAGCTGCTGCTGTCGCTGAAGGGGTTTCCGGGCAGGGAGTGGGCGACCGTGCGGGAGCTCGCCGACCGGCTCCAGCTGCGCCACCACAGCGTGGTCGAACTGGTCGACCGGGCACAGGGGCAGGGGCTCGTGGAGCGGGGCGCGCACCCGAGCGACGGACGGGCGGTGCGGGTTTCGCTGACGCCGGAGGGGGAGCAGGTCCTGGTGCGCCTGAGCGCGCTGCACCGCGATGAGCTGCGGCGCATGGACGCGGCGCTCGCCCTCCCGGTCTGGCACAGCACGCAAGGGGAGGGGAGCGCGTCCGCTCCGTGA
- a CDS encoding metal-dependent hydrolase family protein produces MSTWFSGAVVIDGSGSDPVRGQAVEVDEGRIVRVGGTPPAGAEVVECDGLTLTPGLIDAHVHLGLSSDINASLRRELSVAELAADMFANCAQTLEAGFTTVRDVGGIDGGLAAVVAQGKVRGPRILQCGPIQCQTGGHGYFAADWEPTADWHDHHIPGLRSMALLSDGPDEMRKNVRESFRRGAEFIKLCVTGGVVSKHDKLTDTQFTVEEIAVAVQEAAARGTYVTVHAHNNQGIRNAVKAGALCVEHGSEIDEETAALMAANGVAHVPTLAVVHALAENAAASGVPASISERLGIAMQGQADGLLASRAAGVRVGLGSDLIGPDQSGRGYELVLRSKIENPMAALVSATSVNAGILGIGDQVGTVQEGKRADLVAFAGNPLDDPSIFADRSRVALVVQNGAIVMDRR; encoded by the coding sequence ATGTCGACGTGGTTCAGCGGCGCGGTGGTCATCGACGGTAGCGGGAGCGACCCGGTTCGGGGGCAGGCGGTGGAGGTCGACGAGGGGCGGATCGTCCGGGTGGGCGGGACGCCTCCGGCGGGGGCCGAGGTGGTCGAGTGCGACGGGCTGACCCTCACGCCCGGGCTCATCGACGCGCACGTGCACCTGGGGTTGAGCAGTGACATCAACGCCAGCCTGCGGCGGGAGCTGTCGGTGGCCGAACTGGCCGCGGACATGTTCGCGAACTGCGCGCAGACGCTGGAGGCCGGGTTCACCACCGTGCGGGACGTCGGAGGCATCGACGGGGGTCTCGCCGCGGTCGTCGCACAGGGAAAGGTGCGCGGGCCGCGGATCCTGCAGTGCGGTCCCATCCAGTGCCAGACGGGCGGGCACGGGTATTTCGCGGCCGACTGGGAGCCGACCGCCGACTGGCACGATCACCACATCCCGGGGCTGCGGTCGATGGCGCTGCTGTCGGACGGGCCGGACGAGATGCGTAAGAACGTGCGGGAGTCGTTCAGGCGTGGCGCCGAGTTCATCAAGCTCTGCGTCACCGGCGGGGTCGTGTCCAAGCACGACAAGCTGACCGACACGCAGTTCACCGTGGAGGAGATCGCGGTGGCCGTGCAGGAGGCCGCCGCGCGCGGCACGTACGTCACCGTGCACGCGCACAACAACCAGGGCATCCGCAACGCCGTCAAGGCCGGGGCGCTGTGCGTGGAGCACGGCTCCGAGATCGACGAGGAGACGGCGGCGCTGATGGCGGCCAACGGGGTGGCGCACGTCCCGACGCTGGCGGTGGTGCACGCCCTCGCGGAGAACGCGGCGGCCAGCGGGGTGCCGGCGTCGATCTCGGAGCGGCTGGGGATCGCGATGCAGGGGCAGGCCGACGGGTTGCTGGCCTCTCGCGCGGCGGGTGTGCGCGTGGGGCTCGGGTCGGACCTGATCGGGCCCGACCAGTCTGGCCGCGGGTACGAGCTGGTGCTCAGGTCGAAGATCGAGAATCCGATGGCCGCGCTGGTGTCGGCCACCAGCGTCAATGCCGGAATCCTCGGGATCGGCGACCAGGTCGGCACGGTGCAGGAGGGCAAGCGGGCCGACCTGGTGGCCTTCGCCGGCAACCCGCTGGACGATCCGTCGATCTTCGCCGACCGGTCCCGGGTGGCGCTGGTGGTCCAGAACGGCGCCATCGTGATGGACCGGCGCTAG
- a CDS encoding slipin family protein produces MIIYALTVILVVVAMLLASSARIVQQFERGVVFRFGQVRKELRKPGLVLIVPVVDRLQKVNMQIVTMPVPVQDAITRDNVTVRVDAVIYFRVIDPVRVIVNVQDYESAIRQVALASLRSIIGKSELDDLLSNRERLNEGLELMIDNPAVGWGVHIDRVEIKDVSLPESMKRSMSRQAEAERERRSRVITAEGELQASKKLAQAAETMTSHPAALQLRLLQTVVEVAAEKNSTLVLPFPVELLRFLERSTPPEVAELFETDRPAETVEVSRDDRPAEPAEVSEAEQDTSHSIPAPSPDLSISPPDRRPPDPRVLDRRIASRRSPDL; encoded by the coding sequence ATGATCATCTATGCGCTGACCGTGATCCTGGTGGTGGTCGCGATGTTGCTCGCGTCGAGCGCTCGGATCGTCCAGCAGTTCGAGCGGGGCGTCGTCTTCCGGTTCGGGCAGGTGCGCAAAGAGCTCCGCAAGCCCGGGCTCGTCCTGATCGTGCCGGTCGTCGACCGTCTGCAGAAGGTCAACATGCAGATCGTCACCATGCCGGTGCCCGTGCAGGACGCCATCACCCGCGACAACGTGACCGTCCGCGTGGACGCCGTCATCTACTTCCGGGTCATCGACCCGGTCCGCGTGATCGTCAACGTCCAGGACTACGAGTCCGCCATTCGCCAGGTGGCGCTGGCCTCGCTGCGCTCGATCATCGGCAAGAGCGAGCTGGACGACCTGCTGTCCAACCGGGAGCGGCTCAACGAGGGGCTGGAGTTGATGATCGACAACCCAGCCGTGGGCTGGGGCGTGCACATCGACCGCGTCGAGATCAAGGACGTGTCACTGCCCGAGTCGATGAAACGCTCCATGTCACGGCAGGCCGAGGCCGAACGCGAACGGCGCTCCCGCGTCATCACCGCCGAAGGTGAGCTGCAGGCCTCCAAGAAGCTGGCCCAGGCCGCCGAAACGATGACCTCGCACCCGGCCGCCCTGCAGTTGCGCCTGCTCCAGACCGTCGTCGAGGTCGCCGCCGAGAAGAACTCCACCCTCGTGCTGCCCTTCCCCGTCGAACTGCTCCGCTTCCTGGAACGATCGACGCCCCCCGAGGTCGCGGAGCTCTTCGAGACCGACCGGCCCGCCGAGACCGTGGAGGTTTCCAGGGACGACCGGCCCGCCGAGCCGGCGGAGGTCTCCGAGGCGGAGCAGGACACCTCGCACTCCATCCCCGCGCCCTCTCCGGACCTGTCGATCTCACCGCCCGACCGGCGTCCCCCGGACCCTCGCGTCCTCGATCGAAGGATCGCGTCCAGGCGCTCACCGGACCTATAG
- a CDS encoding diacylglycerol/lipid kinase family protein: MAELLAIYNEGAGSADDDVRTAVIETLRGGADVVEAPVGEKDLEEMLDACPGRDVVVLGGDGSLHVVVSTLYRRGELDTRTVGLVPLGTGNDFARGLGIPLDPQVAARVVLAGRPHPLDLLIDDEGGVVVNAVHLGVGAEASEQAKPLKPGLGRLAYAVGGLLAGVRSPGWRLRVTVDGRQMAGEDPVLMLGIGNGVTIGGGTPLTPRARPDDGMVDVVVALTTGPLERLAYALRLRRGRHPEMRGVTTGRGREVTVEGEAVPVNADGELVGRTARRRWTVMPAAWRMFT, from the coding sequence ATGGCCGAGTTACTGGCGATCTACAACGAGGGAGCGGGAAGCGCGGACGACGACGTCAGGACCGCCGTCATCGAGACATTGCGCGGCGGCGCCGACGTGGTCGAGGCGCCCGTCGGCGAGAAGGACCTGGAGGAGATGCTCGACGCCTGCCCCGGCCGTGACGTGGTCGTGCTGGGCGGCGACGGGTCGCTCCACGTGGTGGTCTCCACCCTGTACCGGCGCGGCGAGCTGGACACCCGGACGGTGGGGCTCGTCCCGCTGGGCACCGGCAACGACTTCGCCCGAGGGCTGGGCATTCCGCTGGACCCCCAGGTGGCGGCACGCGTCGTGCTCGCCGGACGGCCTCACCCCCTCGACCTCCTCATTGACGACGAGGGCGGGGTCGTCGTCAACGCGGTGCATCTCGGCGTCGGCGCGGAGGCGTCCGAGCAGGCCAAGCCGCTCAAGCCCGGGCTCGGGCGGCTCGCCTACGCGGTGGGCGGGCTGCTCGCGGGCGTGCGCAGCCCCGGCTGGAGGCTGCGCGTGACGGTGGACGGCCGGCAGATGGCCGGGGAGGACCCGGTGCTCATGCTCGGCATCGGCAACGGCGTCACCATCGGCGGCGGCACCCCGCTGACCCCCCGGGCCAGGCCCGACGACGGCATGGTGGACGTCGTCGTCGCGCTGACGACCGGGCCGCTGGAGCGGCTCGCCTACGCGCTGCGGCTACGCCGGGGGCGCCACCCCGAGATGCGGGGAGTGACCACCGGCCGCGGGCGCGAGGTGACCGTGGAGGGTGAGGCCGTACCGGTGAACGCCGACGGCGAACTGGTCGGCCGTACGGCCAGGCGGCGCTGGACGGTCATGCCCGCCGCCTGGCGGATGTTCACCTGA
- a CDS encoding MerR family transcriptional regulator, giving the protein MAWSITQVARMSGVTSRTLRHYDEIGLLPPARVGANGYRYYEEDQLLRLQQVLVLRELGLGLTEIKEIVERHTDPVVALREHHRRLLAERDRLDDVTRMVERTIAELQRNEGKTTMSKISRPENLFEGFDGARYEADARERWPEQWQRSGQQELLAGRTPQELERMQREATAGMIRMAEHMLTGTPVDAPQVLAELDVHYRHLSESWTPTTEQYLHLARMQAQEERFRVNYEKVAEGLAEYMRDAMTAYAHARLS; this is encoded by the coding sequence ATGGCATGGTCGATCACGCAGGTGGCCCGGATGTCGGGAGTGACGTCCCGGACGCTGCGCCACTACGACGAGATCGGGCTGCTGCCGCCCGCGCGGGTCGGCGCGAACGGCTACCGCTACTACGAGGAGGACCAGTTGCTGCGCTTGCAGCAGGTCCTGGTGTTGCGCGAACTGGGTCTCGGCCTGACCGAGATCAAGGAAATCGTCGAGCGGCACACCGACCCCGTCGTAGCGCTGCGCGAGCACCACCGGCGCCTGCTGGCGGAGCGCGACCGGCTGGACGACGTCACCCGCATGGTGGAACGCACCATCGCCGAACTTCAGCGGAACGAAGGGAAGACGACCATGTCCAAGATCAGCAGACCGGAGAACCTGTTCGAGGGATTCGACGGCGCACGGTACGAGGCCGACGCCCGCGAGCGGTGGCCGGAGCAGTGGCAGCGGAGCGGGCAGCAGGAACTCCTGGCCGGCCGCACTCCGCAGGAGCTGGAGCGGATGCAGCGGGAGGCGACGGCAGGGATGATACGGATGGCCGAGCACATGCTCACCGGCACCCCCGTCGACGCCCCGCAGGTCCTCGCCGAGCTCGACGTCCACTATCGGCACCTCAGCGAGTCCTGGACGCCGACCACGGAGCAGTATCTGCACCTGGCCCGGATGCAGGCGCAGGAGGAGCGGTTCCGGGTGAACTACGAGAAGGTCGCCGAGGGCCTGGCCGAGTACATGCGCGACGCCATGACCGCCTACGCGCACGCCCGGCTGAGCTGA
- a CDS encoding class I SAM-dependent methyltransferase, with amino-acid sequence MNTSHQDRNHPGSDLLAELLELDAEVLRAHLSELTAWLGELADREPRRIVDLGSGTGTGAIALARRFVRADVTAVDLSPRMLHRLSKKASLLGLADRVLGVRADLTEGWPALAPCDLVWAASSLHDMADPDRVLAGAFDGLRPGGLLAVTEMDFFPRFLPDDIGVGRPGLEARVHAVLNKGPAADWTEHLARAGFVLEAERPWAVDLPTPLPAATGRYAQVCLRRLRSHLDGRLPDEDLVALDTVIHGDGPHGVLRREDLTVRTVGPRGWLAGPDRPAGGRTRTDARPGHHRPLAGFSAGPGAGDAAGAAHPCGGHRLRRGSPAGSAQ; translated from the coding sequence ATGAACACCTCTCACCAGGACCGGAACCACCCGGGGTCCGACCTCCTCGCCGAACTCCTGGAACTGGACGCCGAGGTTCTGCGGGCTCATCTGTCGGAGCTGACCGCCTGGCTGGGTGAGCTGGCCGATCGGGAACCTCGCCGCATCGTCGATCTGGGCAGCGGGACCGGGACCGGCGCCATCGCCCTGGCGCGGCGTTTCGTGCGGGCCGACGTGACGGCCGTGGATCTTTCCCCGCGGATGCTCCATCGACTGTCGAAGAAGGCGTCCCTGCTCGGTCTCGCCGACCGGGTCCTCGGCGTCCGGGCGGACCTGACGGAGGGCTGGCCGGCACTCGCCCCCTGCGATCTGGTGTGGGCGGCCTCCTCCCTGCACGACATGGCCGACCCCGACCGCGTTCTGGCCGGAGCGTTCGACGGCCTGCGGCCGGGCGGCCTCCTGGCCGTGACCGAGATGGACTTCTTCCCCCGCTTCCTGCCCGACGACATAGGCGTGGGCCGTCCCGGCCTGGAAGCCCGCGTCCACGCCGTCCTGAACAAGGGGCCGGCCGCCGACTGGACGGAGCACCTGGCCCGGGCGGGATTCGTCCTGGAGGCCGAACGCCCGTGGGCCGTCGACCTGCCCACCCCTCTGCCGGCCGCCACCGGCCGCTACGCCCAGGTGTGCCTGCGGAGGCTGCGCTCGCATCTCGACGGCCGGTTGCCCGATGAGGACCTGGTCGCCCTCGACACGGTCATCCACGGCGACGGCCCCCACGGCGTCCTGCGGCGCGAGGACCTCACCGTCCGGACCGTCGGACCACGTGGGTGGCTCGCCGGCCCTGACCGTCCGGCGGGCGGCCGCACCCGTACGGATGCCCGCCCCGGTCACCACCGCCCGCTCGCCGGCTTCTCCGCGGGGCCGGGCGCGGGCGACGCCGCCGGAGCGGCTCACCCGTGCGGTGGGCATCGGCTCCGGCGGGGCTCCCCGGCCGGTTCAGCTCAGTGA
- a CDS encoding LLM class F420-dependent oxidoreductase, with protein MVQSSWIGGGAMGIGRIGVWHPLFGRAPVQAVRQAATEIEELGYGALWFGEAPGSREAFSTAGILLAATRTIAVGSGIASIWVRDATAMATGAAAYGEAYPGRFALGVGVSHAPMVTQRGHDYRRPVAAMSAYLDAMDTVVGDLPFAPDPPTPRLLAALRPRMLELARDKADGAHPYFVPPEHTAIARETLGPGRILAPEQAVVLERDPAEARRIARAHMAIYLTLGNYVNNLRHLGYADEDFAGGGSDRLVDAIVAWGDADTVATRVRAHLDAGADHVALQPLPPDLRGGVAQLTELAAALDVRPGA; from the coding sequence GTGGTTCAGTCGAGCTGGATCGGAGGCGGCGCGATGGGCATCGGCCGGATCGGTGTGTGGCACCCCCTGTTCGGACGGGCTCCGGTGCAGGCCGTACGGCAGGCGGCGACGGAGATCGAGGAGCTCGGGTACGGCGCGCTGTGGTTCGGGGAGGCGCCGGGAAGCAGGGAGGCGTTCAGCACCGCCGGGATCCTGCTCGCGGCCACCCGGACCATCGCCGTCGGGAGCGGCATCGCCAGCATCTGGGTGCGCGACGCGACCGCCATGGCGACCGGTGCGGCGGCGTACGGCGAGGCCTACCCGGGGCGGTTCGCCCTGGGCGTCGGGGTCAGCCACGCCCCCATGGTCACCCAGCGCGGACACGACTACAGGCGTCCCGTCGCCGCGATGAGCGCGTATCTCGACGCGATGGACACCGTCGTGGGCGATCTGCCGTTCGCCCCCGACCCGCCCACGCCCAGGTTGCTCGCCGCGTTGCGGCCACGGATGCTGGAGCTCGCCAGGGACAAGGCCGACGGGGCCCACCCGTACTTCGTGCCGCCGGAGCACACCGCGATCGCCCGCGAGACCCTCGGCCCCGGCCGGATCCTCGCTCCCGAGCAGGCCGTGGTCCTGGAGAGAGACCCGGCCGAGGCCAGGAGGATCGCCCGTGCGCACATGGCGATATATCTGACCTTGGGAAACTACGTCAACAACCTGCGCCACCTCGGCTACGCGGACGAGGACTTCGCCGGCGGCGGCAGCGACCGGCTGGTGGACGCGATCGTCGCGTGGGGAGACGCGGACACCGTCGCCACACGGGTCCGCGCGCACCTCGACGCCGGGGCGGACCACGTCGCCCTCCAGCCGCTTCCGCCGGACCTGCGCGGAGGGGTCGCGCAACTGACCGAGCTCGCGGCCGCCCTGGACGTGCGCCCGGGGGCGTAG
- a CDS encoding anhydro-N-acetylmuramic acid kinase: MIRQEFGGTEEIGEGQRVRVLGLMSGTSHDGIDSAIVEWSMTAGVLTGTVEHTGTRPYGRELRERILAALPPNPTGMAEVCRLDTLIGQAFADAAEECGPVDLVCSHGQTLFHWVENGRVRGTLQLGQPAWIAERTGAPVVSDLRVRDVSAGGQGAPLVSRFDLLLLAGLPGASGALNLGGIANLTVRDPGIAYDTGPASALMDAAVSAATGRPFDEDGRLAAAGEINEDLLRDLLAEPYYRELPPKSTGKELFHPGYLARMASPYGAALPDLLATLTALTAETVATEIRRHRLETVVVSGGGVRNPVLLGMLRERAPEARITPSDELGVPADAKEAIAFSFLGWLTAHGLPGTVPGCTGASGARILGTITPGRGPLRLPPPLRGAPDRLAFVGS, from the coding sequence GTGATCCGTCAAGAGTTCGGAGGCACCGAGGAGATCGGGGAGGGACAGCGGGTGCGGGTGCTCGGGCTGATGTCGGGGACGTCTCACGACGGGATCGACAGCGCGATCGTGGAATGGTCGATGACCGCCGGGGTGCTCACGGGGACCGTCGAGCACACCGGCACGCGGCCGTACGGGCGGGAGCTCCGCGAGCGGATCCTCGCCGCGCTCCCGCCGAACCCGACCGGCATGGCCGAGGTATGCCGGCTCGACACCCTGATAGGCCAGGCGTTCGCCGACGCGGCCGAGGAGTGCGGCCCGGTCGATCTCGTGTGCTCGCACGGGCAGACGCTGTTCCACTGGGTGGAGAACGGCCGGGTGCGGGGCACCCTGCAACTCGGCCAGCCCGCCTGGATCGCCGAGAGGACCGGCGCGCCCGTGGTCTCGGATCTGCGCGTGCGGGACGTGAGCGCGGGAGGGCAGGGCGCGCCGCTGGTCTCCCGTTTCGACCTGCTGCTCCTGGCCGGGCTGCCCGGTGCGAGCGGCGCGCTCAACCTCGGCGGGATCGCGAACCTGACCGTGCGAGATCCCGGAATCGCCTATGACACGGGTCCGGCGTCGGCGCTGATGGACGCGGCGGTGTCCGCCGCCACGGGCCGGCCCTTCGACGAGGACGGCCGTCTCGCCGCGGCGGGGGAGATCAACGAGGACCTGCTGCGCGATCTGCTGGCGGAGCCGTACTATCGTGAGCTCCCGCCGAAGAGCACCGGCAAGGAGCTGTTCCACCCGGGCTACCTGGCCAGGATGGCCTCGCCGTACGGGGCGGCCCTTCCCGATCTGCTGGCGACGCTGACCGCGCTCACCGCCGAGACCGTGGCCACGGAGATCCGCAGGCACCGGCTCGAGACCGTGGTGGTCTCGGGAGGCGGGGTGCGGAATCCGGTCCTGCTCGGCATGCTGCGCGAGCGGGCCCCGGAGGCCCGGATCACGCCGAGCGACGAGCTCGGCGTGCCCGCCGACGCCAAGGAGGCGATCGCCTTCTCGTTCTTGGGCTGGCTGACGGCGCACGGGCTGCCCGGTACGGTCCCCGGCTGCACGGGCGCGTCCGGAGCGCGGATCCTCGGCACGATCACCCCTGGCCGGGGCCCGCTCAGGCTGCCCCCGCCCCTCCGCGGCGCACCGGACCGCCTCGCCTTCGTGGGGAGCTGA
- a CDS encoding helix-turn-helix domain-containing protein: MTQESDVDSTVRMRIRGLRQARGWSLDNLAERAFLSPSTLSRIETGHRRIGLDQLISLARALDISLDQLVETVNDDDVVIRPRCDERHGLTTWPLNRGSGSAGITVAKMRITDEAHGQGADQLAVHPGTDWFTVLSGTITLILGERTIQVETGQAAEFSTMIPHAIKAHGGPAEILGILDRDGRRAHLHPPA, from the coding sequence ATGACGCAAGAAAGCGATGTGGACAGTACGGTCCGCATGCGCATCAGAGGTCTGAGACAGGCACGCGGCTGGTCACTCGACAACCTCGCGGAGCGCGCCTTCCTGAGTCCCTCCACCCTGAGCCGGATCGAGACCGGCCACCGGCGCATCGGCCTCGACCAGCTGATCTCACTGGCCCGCGCCCTGGACATCTCGCTCGACCAGCTGGTGGAAACCGTCAACGACGACGACGTCGTGATCAGGCCTCGGTGCGACGAACGGCACGGGCTGACCACCTGGCCGCTGAACCGCGGATCCGGGTCAGCCGGCATCACGGTCGCCAAGATGCGCATCACCGACGAAGCGCATGGCCAGGGAGCCGATCAGCTCGCGGTCCACCCCGGCACGGACTGGTTCACCGTCCTGTCGGGGACCATCACGCTGATCCTCGGCGAGCGCACCATCCAGGTCGAGACCGGCCAGGCGGCCGAGTTCTCCACCATGATCCCCCACGCCATCAAGGCACACGGCGGACCGGCGGAAATCCTGGGCATCCTCGATCGCGACGGCCGGCGCGCCCACCTCCACCCCCCGGCGTGA
- a CDS encoding LacI family DNA-binding transcriptional regulator encodes MSEDLPSIPSSSTLEDVARVAGVSRATVSRVINGIRNVDPDIQEKVRQAIVTTGYAPNRAARSLVTRRTGSIALVVSGAGGEGEEDPFPNRVFGDPFFGRVASGVLGFLRPLGMHPVLMLAETAESREQVISYLRQGNADGALLVSSHAADPLPKLLVDAGLPAVLFARPPRPIPISYVDVAHRAGGTLAAEHLVARGCQRVATITGPLDVPASQDRLAGFQETMARHGHPYIPIVEGDFSHDSGETAMQRLMAEHPDVDGVFIANDLMAQGALLVLRDHGRRIPDDVAVVGFDDSSAALACRPQLTTVRQPMEDMAAEMARLLLSHVEEPERRVTSVIFEPTLVIRQSA; translated from the coding sequence ATGAGCGAAGACCTCCCGTCGATACCGAGCTCGTCCACCTTGGAGGACGTGGCCCGGGTGGCGGGAGTGTCCCGCGCGACCGTCTCTCGCGTGATCAACGGCATTCGCAACGTCGATCCCGACATCCAGGAGAAGGTCCGCCAGGCCATCGTCACCACCGGGTACGCCCCGAACCGGGCCGCGCGTTCCCTCGTCACCCGCCGCACCGGCTCGATCGCCCTGGTCGTCTCCGGCGCCGGCGGCGAAGGCGAGGAGGATCCGTTCCCGAACCGGGTCTTCGGCGACCCGTTCTTCGGCCGCGTGGCCAGCGGCGTCCTCGGTTTCCTGCGCCCCCTCGGCATGCACCCGGTCCTGATGCTCGCCGAGACCGCCGAGAGCCGGGAGCAGGTGATCTCCTACCTCCGGCAGGGCAACGCCGACGGCGCGCTCCTCGTCTCCAGCCACGCCGCGGACCCGCTGCCGAAGCTCCTCGTCGACGCCGGGCTACCCGCCGTCCTCTTCGCCAGGCCGCCCAGGCCGATCCCCATCAGCTACGTCGACGTCGCGCACCGGGCGGGAGGGACCCTGGCCGCCGAGCACCTCGTCGCCCGCGGCTGTCAGCGCGTCGCGACCATCACCGGCCCTCTCGACGTTCCCGCCAGCCAGGACCGGCTGGCGGGGTTCCAGGAGACGATGGCCAGGCACGGCCATCCCTACATCCCCATCGTCGAGGGCGACTTCAGCCATGACAGCGGCGAGACCGCGATGCAGCGGCTCATGGCGGAGCACCCGGACGTGGACGGCGTCTTCATCGCCAACGACCTGATGGCGCAGGGCGCTCTCCTCGTCCTGCGCGACCACGGCCGGCGGATACCCGACGACGTCGCCGTGGTCGGCTTCGACGACAGCAGCGCCGCCCTCGCCTGCCGTCCCCAGCTGACCACGGTCCGCCAGCCCATGGAGGACATGGCCGCGGAGATGGCCCGCCTGCTGCTCTCCCACGTCGAGGAGCCGGAGCGGCGGGTGACCTCGGTCATCTTCGAGCCCACCCTGGTGATCCGGCAGTCGGCCTGA